The sequence below is a genomic window from Palaeococcus ferrophilus DSM 13482.
ACCTCAACTCAAAATACGGCTTTTTTGAAACTGGACTGCCGGAAAAAAGAATTGCTTCGCTACTTGAGGAGAGGCTGCCGAGATACATGGAGGGCTTTTTTGAGACGCTTCTGGCGAGGGAGCACGGTCTTCAACCAGTGAGAATAGAGCTCCCTGAACTTGAAGTGGATGTAGCCCTCAGGAGGCATAAGAAGCTCCATCTGGCTGCAGAGATCAAGTGGAAGGAAAAGATCACCAAAAAGGACATAAAGAACGCAGAGGATAAACTGAGCCGCCTCAATGCTCCCAAAAAGCTTCTAATAGTCCCAGACAAGTCGAAGATCCCCCAGGAGCCTGAGGGAGTTCATGTCGTTGACTGGAGGGATTTTCTAAAGCTCTCTGAGCGTGAATGACCTCCTGTTGACATCATTTGAACTGTATGGAGGGGCCACAATATCACTACCCATGTTCCCGTTTGCACTTCGAAGGGGAGAAAAGTTTAATAAGGATTTTTGAGTATTAGCTTTGATTGTTACCTATGTACGCATGGAGGTGCCGAGTTGAGATTCCTAATAAGACTCCACCCGGAGAATGAACCCTTCCGGATACCCTTCAACCACCAGCACTACCTTCAGGGATTGATATACCGCCGCATTCAACGCGTTAACCCAGATCTGAGCCTGAGGCTTCATCGCCCAAAGGTTCCAAAGCTCTTCACCTACTCGCTCTTCATGGCGGAGAGGAGAAAGCTTGCCGAAAATAAGAGCTCCCTGCTCGGCTACGGAAAGGGCTTTTTCTACTTCTCCACCGCCGTTCCCGAGATCGCGGAAGCTTTCATCGGAGGGCTCCTTCAGAACCCGGAGGTCGAGCTGTGGGGGGAGAGGTTCACCGTTGAAGAGGTCAGGGCTCTGGCCGAGCCCGAGAGGCTGAGCGGGAGGAAGTTCGTGACGCTGTCTCCTATTGTGGTTAGAACTATGAAAAAAACTCCCTGGGGCACATTAACACATCACTATTTGTCCCCTAATGAGCCAAAGTTCTACATGAATCTAAAGAAGAACTTAATGCGGAAGTTTTTCCAGCTCACTAATAGAGAGCCTCCTGAAGACTTCAGAATAGAAATCCTTCAAAGTAAACCGAAGAAGTTCACTATAAAGACTATAGGAGCAAAAAAGTCCGAGGTAATCGGATATCATCTAGTGTTTAGGGCCTTCGGAAGTGAAGACTTACTCAGAATTGGGTATCAGGCGGGCTTTGGGATTAACAACTCTATTGGCTTTGGGATGGTGAAGGTTGATGGGCGGAGAGGAACTTAGGTTCACAGGCAACTGGTTCATTGATGCTGGAATTTTAGGCTTTGTTAATTTGATGGAGGAAGTTTACGGATGGGACTTGGAAAAGCTTCAGGAGAGGGTCAAAGAAGAACCGGAGAAGGTTCATTACGGGTATTTTCCGCTGGCGTATTTTTACAGCTTATCTGTTAAAAGTGATGAGAATCGGAACACCTTATTGGAAGCCATAAAAGAGATTGAAGGGTTTGAAGGAGATAAGCACAAGTTACTTGAATTGGTCTGGTGGAAATACATAACGCGATTGTTCAAGGACGAGTGGATAAAGAAGAAGCTAGGAATTATGCATGCTAAGAAAACTGAGGATAGGAGATATAATGAGCTAATCCAAAAAAGAGAATATTATTTATCACAAATAGCGTGTAGTGATAAGTGCGAAGGTAAATTAAATTCTTTATTAAGATTGAGAGAATCCTCATGTAGAAATGGTAAGCATAATTTAAAGCTCAAGCACATAGAGATTCTGAAGGATATTCCCCTAGAGAACTTACCTGAAGAGTGTAGAAAATACCTTAGTGAAGCTATTAAGATTCATAGGGAGCTAGAGAGTTATCTCATCCCACAGTGGAGTTCCCTAACGAACATCCTAGAAAAAGACGCCAAAAATATGTTAAAAGACAGATCCAGATATTTTAGACTTCCAGTTGATAATACTTTTTTCAAAAATTTTATGTTCTTCAACAACAGCAAGGGTATATTAGAGCAACTTGCAGATTTAACACACCTAATAGATGGAGATACAGAATACAGCAGATACCTGCAGAAAATAGACAGAACGTTAAATAAGTTTCTCCCATCTGACAATGAGTTCCCAAATATTGCATACACTCCACTTAGAATTAAATCCCTCACAAGAAACACGCCCTATCTTTTTGTGTATCTACTTAGTTTCCTCAGCGCATTTACGAGAGTGCGGGGGGTAGGACGAGTATTCTTTTATGGGAGCACTCTAGAATTCACGTACACTGTGAACAAGCGCTTGAAATTGTTGATATCTCAAATTAATGATAGAAAATCCCTGTTTAAGATTACTTGGCAAGCTGTGATAGATAGTATAACAGAAAGCAGTGCTAAGTGGAGTTTAGAAAACATGTATTTAATCCAGTACTCTCGTATGAATCCCCAAACACAGTCATTAGTTAGTGTTGAATACATCGGCATACCCAAGTTCCATGCTTCTATAATCCTGGACGATGGTATCCGAGAGGCCATTAATACCTCTCTAAAAGTTGATCCTAAGAATCCAATATTAAATGCAAAAAACGAGAATGTGTGGGTTCTTGAATTCTTTATTAATCAGAAACCCCTATATCCCCTTGTAATGGCCTATGTATGGAGTGCCTTAAAAGGCAAAAATTATGTTAAATGGAAGACCACCCTCTATGCTCTCGCCATAGATGCAAAACTCAAAGCTAACAGCACGGAAACTAGCGTGTTCAGGAAATCTTTCCTAGAACGGCCAAAAGAGGCTGTTGCAGAGATAAAAGAGTATTACAAAGACATGATGAATGCTACTTGGAATATTGGCAAAATCTCCGGAAGTATCAACGGGAAGAACATAGTGTATCCACTCTTCTCAGCCGTCAGGAAGCATAACAGAAATGCCTTCGTGAATATTCTGCTTAGAGCACTCTTGCAAGCGGGAGACAAAAATGCTGTCTCACGCATTAACAGCTATATCTTCCGACACATCCTCAACAATGATACTTCCTGGGGGAATTTTGCTCTAGCCCTTGTTATTGGCCTTGCTGGGGGAGGTGCTGATGTCGGTTCAACCGGAGAATCTGAAGAAGGAGAAAGTTAGGAAATTAAGCCTCTCTGAGCTTAGGAGACTTAGGGAGCTAAGCTCCAAAACCCTTGGAAAAGCTGGCTCAGAGAACTATAGACAGAAGCTCGTATTTGACCTCCTCAATGCAGTGAGATCAAAGGACAAGGACAGGTTCCTTTGGGTTCTCCTAAGAGCACTCAATTCACAAGTCAAGGACAATCCCGAGGCTAAAAGGCTTGCTGGTCTGCTGGGCGAAGTTTTTCTTTCTTCGGGGGAGGACTTTGAGAAGGTTGCCTACTCTATCATACTCGGAATAATGGCTGGAGGTGAAAGCTGATGGGAAGGTTTTTGGTTATGGATGTGGTATTTTATGGGAGCTCTCTCAACTACGACCAGGGAAGCGGAAACTACCAAGAGCTCAAGAAGATAACCCGCTGGGACGGGAGACAGTACACATTGGTGAGCAAATACGCCCTTAGATACAGTATGCTCAATGACAGCGGAATCTTTGGGGAAAACGAGATTGCACCGGGGAATGTTTTCATAAAAGACACGGGCGAGAAAAGTAAGGGAGATGTTTTCAACCCCAAGCCCGACGTCCTGTTCAGCGGGGAGATACTCAAGTATCCTGAGTTCGACCTCTTCGGGTACCTCGTTACAAAGTCAGAGCCAACTCAGTCGAGAACTGCCCCAGTCAGGATAAGCCACGCAGTTTCGATGACACCGTTTTACTATGACTCCCACTTCAACGGGAACCACTGGATAGCCCAGAGGGCCCTAAGAGCTGGTCTCACTACGAAGCTTGAGCCAAACTTATTCACGGTTGAGGAGCATTATTCCTATTACATTTACACCATCGTCGTTGACGTTGATAACGTGGGAAGGTTCTCAGTGTTTACGACGAAAATAGACGACGTTAAGACGGTCCTTGATAACCTAACGGCCGAGGGCGAAAATGCAAAGAAGGTTGGAGAGTACAGAACTCTCCTTGAAAGCAACAATAAAGGAAAGAAGAAGGGGAAGAAAGAAAGTGCTCCAGCTAATTCGCTAACTCTTAGCTCTAAGGAGGGGAAGCTGGGAATAGCGGAGGTTAAGCTAGAGAAACTCAGGATACTCCCAATAGTTGACCCAACAGGCAACAATAAAGAAGTTAAGCTCTATGAGATTCAGTTTGACCTCAGTGAAGAAGCAAGAAAAGAGAGGATTCTCAAGCTTGTCAGAGCCGTTCTAAACCTCAAGAGGAATATTAAGGGGCGTCTGGAGGATCTTTCTCCAAAGCTTCTCATCCTTGGAATCTACAAGAACGAGCTCTATGACACATTTAAAGATAGAATTCAGCTCCTCGGGGAATTCGAGGAGGAAGAATATATTGAAGTTGAGGAGAAGGATGGAAAGACAACCAAGAGAGTCAAGAGAATTACAGCGGGCGAGAACGGCACGGAAGAATACATTGAGGAAATTGTTGAATCCAATTCGGAAGTCTCAAACGAGAAAAGTGTCCGCGTCAGAAGGAAGAGAAGCGTTTCAAGAAAAAGGACTGCAGTTTTCGAAATCAACGGGACGAACGGAAACATCAAGAAAGTGGAATCCAAGGAAGACATCGCGTGTTATATCGAAAAATTGCTGTTCACTGCAAGCAAAGATTGTGAGAAAGATAATGAAAACAGGGGGGATAACGATAGTACCATACCCAAGATTCTAATCTTCAGAGACCCCAGCATAGAAGTAAGACTCAAGTGATGCATTATGAGAGAGAAAACATTGTTCATAGAACTCTTTCAGCCCTTCGCTCAGTACCGCAATCCATTTACCTTTTACTATGGCCAAACTTACCCATTACCACCGAAGTCAACGATAATCGGGATGCTCCAGAACGCGCTCAACGACTGGTATGGTCAGGGAGAGAGGGTAAAGAAATGGTGGTCGCTGAAGGTCAGCATTCACGGTGGTTTCGAGAGCATCTTCTGGAACTATCAACAGTTAATAAAAGGCACGAAGACAGGCATTTCCCTAGTCCGCTTTAGAGGGCGGCCAACATTATGGAACCAAGACCGTCCGCTTTACGGATTTCCCCTCACTTCCCAAAGAAGCCCAGTCATCCAACAAGAATTATTCAACGGATGGCTTTACATCCTGATCAAGGGGGAGGAAGGCTTCCTCAACAAGATCAAAGATGCCTTAGAGAAGCCAGGGAAGGTTCTCTCTCTCGGCAGGAGCGAGGATGTAGTCTTTATAAGGAAAACTCGCTTCGTTCGGGAAGGAGAGATAAAACATAGCAATGCTAGAGAAATCGGCATTATATATCCCACCTACGTCTATGTCAAAGATCCAGAAAAAATACTGGCAAGACAGGAGTATCCAGTCTACTACATTCCAGTTAGGGTTATCTTCAGGAACAATGGAAAACCTGTCAGACGCAAAGCGGAGATAAATGAGAAAACCTTCAGGGACGTTGAGTTTAGGCCCGTAATCCATGTTGGTCCTTGGAAATATCTAGAGCTCGAGAAAAAGGTTCCCTTTGAAGAGTACAGATTGAATGACATGATTTTAAGAATTCCCGCTGGAGAGGAACATAAAGAGGGAGTTAGTGGGTGGTTGTGATGCCTCAGATGACGCTTGACAGGTATCAATTAAAACGCACTGAAGAGAAGTCTGCCCCAGAAACCGTTGATAATAAGCTCGTGGAAACTTTAAGAAAAATCCTCGCAAAGGGCAAGTCCAATGACATCCTCCATAATGAGGGATTTCCCCCCCATACGCTAGTTGGTCACGTTATACTAGCTCTAACTCGGTGTGTTGAGCTTGAGAGGTTCATTTCAAGCCTTGGAAGCATCAAATACCCTTCCCTTGCGAATCCAACAACCAGATACGCCTTCTTCAAAAACCTCGCGAAGGCCATAATAATTCATGATCTCGGAAAAATAAGTCTTGACTTCCAGAAGAAGCTCTACGCTCAAGAAAAAATCCCCAGTGAACCTTGGGAACTCCTCAGGGAAAGCAGAGATGTTAAGACCTACGGGGCGCACGAGCTGTTTTCTCTTCTCTGGAGCTTCGCCCTTCTGGGAGACAACAAAGAAGATGCAATGATTAGAACCACCGTGCTCCTCCACCACTACAATGAGTTCTTTTCTCAGGAAGAGCCGAAGATAACCAAGTTAATAGAGGGCGATAACTCTAGCGAGCTGAGATACCTTGAATTTCTAACATCCAACAGCAACCAACTTGAACCCCTTCTCATAGCTTATCTTGACGTGATAAAATGTGAACTTGGCAAGGTTGATTTTATAGCGGAAGCCGTTGATGAGCTCAAGAGTAGCCTGGACTTCTCAAGGCTTGAGAAACTTAAAGAACGTATGAAAATCTTTGGAAACGATCCCTCCAAGGAGTTTCCCATCTACAATCCGAGAGATCAAGAAGAGCAGAAAACATATGTGGACTTTCTTGTTTTCCTTGGAATGCTCAGGAGATGTGATTATTCTTCCAGTGGAAACTTTCCCATTGAGAAGATGGTGAATTTGGAAGAGGTTTTCAATGATCTCGATATAAAAATAGTGGAAACGATAGAGGAGAAACTAAAACAAGTTGGAACTACATTCAAAGGGCTATGGCAAAAGGACCTTCTGAAGAAACATGACTCGGATTACCTTGCAGTTATAGCACCAACAGGCTCGGGTAAAACAGAGCTGGCAGTTTTGTGGGCTAAAAATAAAGGTAAACTTATCTACACACTGCCATTGAGAGTTGCACTAAACGACCTTTATAGGCGCCTTTCCAAGGAATACTTCGATGACGAACACGTTGGTTTACTACACTCCACTGCCTTCATGGAGTACGTTGAGAACGCTCTATTGAGTACTGGAGTTGATGTAGATGAGAAAGTCAACTCCGCCAGTCTACTGGCAATGCCGGTGATGCTCTCAACCCCTGACCAGGTCTTCTTAACTGGCTTGAAATACTATGGTTCCGACAAAGTTGTCTCGGTTTACCCTGAGTCAGCAATAGTAGTCGATGAAGTTCAGGCATACACTCCTGAGATGGTGGCAGTCTTCCTAAAAACGCTTAAACTGATAAAAGACGCTGGAGGAAAGATTCTTATTATCACTGCCACTCTACCACCCAACATAAAGTGGTGCATTAGTGGTTTTAGCAAAGATGAGGCCAATAAACTTGGAGTCAATTTGGAAGAACTTCCGAACCCCCTATTTAACTTTAAGGTAGTGGACGTTGCAGAGGAGTTCAAAGGGAGAGAACAGGACGTAAAGAACTTAGCCATTAAGCGTCACAGAATAGAAACCATAGACGAGGCAATGTTCACATACGTTAAAGGAGAGACTGGAAAGTTAGTTCTTCAGCTGACAGAGAAGGCCTTAGAAGAGATAGTCAAGCGCTTGGAGGAATTTGAGAGCAAAGATCTCAAAACAGTTATGATCGTTGTGAATAACGTCAGAAAGGCAATTGTCCTCTATAAATTACTAAACCAGACTTCTGAAAAATGGGAAATGCACCTTCTCCACTCAAGGTTACCAGAAAAGAGAAAACAGGAGACCATAAGCAGGATACAGGACGTTCTCAGAAAATACAGGAAGCTTGGGGTTATAGAGAAGCCCCTTCTTCTGATAACCACCCAGGTTGTTGAAGCCTCTGTTGATGTTGACTTTGACGCGATGATAACCGAGATCTCACCAATTGACAGCCAAGTTCAGAGATGGGGGAGGATTTACAGAAATAGGGAACAAGACTATCCCTCTCTAATCCCAAACGTTGTCGTGTTCCTTGGCGTTGATAATGGTACCAACAATGTATATGGAGGTAAACTTGGAAAGGATGTTCTTGAAAGGACAGCTGAAGTGCTTAGAAATGAACTCAATGGAAAACTTGTGGGGTATCCAGAGGAAAGAAGAGCGATTGAAGAGGTTTATGAGGGAGAAATACTAAAGGAGTACATAAAGCTGATCTATGAGATTTATGATAAGCTCGACTATTTCACACTCGAAAAGAAGAGCGAAGCGCAGAGAGTTTTCCGCCAGCTCGGTGGGATGTACTTTGTTGTGCCAGCACTCATGAGGGAGGAATTTGGCGGTAATGAAATTGTAAAGGGATTCAGAAAACTTCTAAATGGAGACAAAAACTTCAAGCTTTCCTGGGAAGAAATTGTTCGGGAAGTCTATCAGGTTAGGGGGGAACTGAGCAGAAAGGAGCTTAACAACAAGAAATGGGAGCTCAAGAAAATCCTGCAGGAATATTCAGTTAACGTCCCCATCTGGTTTGTCTTGGAAGATTCAAACCTTCAAAGCGCACTTCACCGGACATTTAAGGGATATCCAATTGTGACATGGGATGAAAAGAAAGCTATGGATCTCTGGGAATACGGTGTTGATGAAGTAGTTAAAAGGGACTTAGATGAGGTGGATATTTGGTGAATTACGTGTCTACGTGTAGCAGCAATAACTGTAGCAAAAGCCATCCTAAAAACCGAACTAATGGAACGAATGAGTATCCACTCAACGAGCTCCTCATCGGCGGCACCGAAATCAACTACCTCTTCATATGCCCGACGAAGCTCTGGTACTTCTCTAAGGGCATCACCATGGAGCAGGAGAGTGAGTGGGTTGACCTCGGGAGGTTCCTCCACGAGCGGAGGTATGGGAACGAGGAAAAGGAAGTCCAGATCGGCAGTATAAAGATAGACTTCATCAGGAAAAAGGACTATATAGAAGTCCACGAGGTCAAGCTCGGCAAGAGCATGGAGAAGGCCCACGAGATGCAGGCGCTTTACTACCTTTACTACCTCAAGAGGCTGGGCATCGAAGCCAAAGCAGTTCTCCACTATCCAAAGCTCAACGAGACGAAGGTGATAACCCTCGATGGCAGGGAGGAAGAAGTAGAGGGGGCAATTTGGGAAGTTCAGCGGATAAAATCACTCCTGGCTCCACCCGAACCGGTAAAATCAAAGAAGTGCAGAAAGTGCGCCTACTACGAGCTGTGCTGGGTTTGAGGTGGTCGTATGGTTAGAAAGAAGCTAAAGCTCGGAGAGAAACTCACTCCTGAGGACATTGAGAGAACGATAGAGGCGGCCATGGATGAAAGCATAAGGGACCTCGTGTCACTACAAGAAGAACTCAGAGAGAAGTCAAAACACAAACAAAAGAGGTGAAGCACAGTGAGAAAGCGCTCCCTCACCCTCTTTTCCGACGGAAATCTCTTTCGACGGGAGAACACTCTCTACTTCGAGAACGTACAGGGAAGAAAGCCCCTCGCCGTTGAGGGCATCTACGACATCTACATCTACGGCCACGTCAACATAAGCTCACAGGCCCTCCATTTTCTGGCGCAGAAGGGAATAACCGTCCACTTCTTCAACCAC
It includes:
- the cas6 gene encoding CRISPR-associated endoribonuclease Cas6 yields the protein MRFLIRLHPENEPFRIPFNHQHYLQGLIYRRIQRVNPDLSLRLHRPKVPKLFTYSLFMAERRKLAENKSSLLGYGKGFFYFSTAVPEIAEAFIGGLLQNPEVELWGERFTVEEVRALAEPERLSGRKFVTLSPIVVRTMKKTPWGTLTHHYLSPNEPKFYMNLKKNLMRKFFQLTNREPPEDFRIEILQSKPKKFTIKTIGAKKSEVIGYHLVFRAFGSEDLLRIGYQAGFGINNSIGFGMVKVDGRRGT
- the cas7i gene encoding type I-B CRISPR-associated protein Cas7/Cst2/DevR, whose protein sequence is MGRFLVMDVVFYGSSLNYDQGSGNYQELKKITRWDGRQYTLVSKYALRYSMLNDSGIFGENEIAPGNVFIKDTGEKSKGDVFNPKPDVLFSGEILKYPEFDLFGYLVTKSEPTQSRTAPVRISHAVSMTPFYYDSHFNGNHWIAQRALRAGLTTKLEPNLFTVEEHYSYYIYTIVVDVDNVGRFSVFTTKIDDVKTVLDNLTAEGENAKKVGEYRTLLESNNKGKKKGKKESAPANSLTLSSKEGKLGIAEVKLEKLRILPIVDPTGNNKEVKLYEIQFDLSEEARKERILKLVRAVLNLKRNIKGRLEDLSPKLLILGIYKNELYDTFKDRIQLLGEFEEEEYIEVEEKDGKTTKRVKRITAGENGTEEYIEEIVESNSEVSNEKSVRVRRKRSVSRKRTAVFEINGTNGNIKKVESKEDIACYIEKLLFTASKDCEKDNENRGDNDSTIPKILIFRDPSIEVRLK
- the cas5b gene encoding type I-B CRISPR-associated protein Cas5b → MREKTLFIELFQPFAQYRNPFTFYYGQTYPLPPKSTIIGMLQNALNDWYGQGERVKKWWSLKVSIHGGFESIFWNYQQLIKGTKTGISLVRFRGRPTLWNQDRPLYGFPLTSQRSPVIQQELFNGWLYILIKGEEGFLNKIKDALEKPGKVLSLGRSEDVVFIRKTRFVREGEIKHSNAREIGIIYPTYVYVKDPEKILARQEYPVYYIPVRVIFRNNGKPVRRKAEINEKTFRDVEFRPVIHVGPWKYLELEKKVPFEEYRLNDMILRIPAGEEHKEGVSGWL
- a CDS encoding CRISPR-associated helicase/endonuclease Cas3 — encoded protein: MPQMTLDRYQLKRTEEKSAPETVDNKLVETLRKILAKGKSNDILHNEGFPPHTLVGHVILALTRCVELERFISSLGSIKYPSLANPTTRYAFFKNLAKAIIIHDLGKISLDFQKKLYAQEKIPSEPWELLRESRDVKTYGAHELFSLLWSFALLGDNKEDAMIRTTVLLHHYNEFFSQEEPKITKLIEGDNSSELRYLEFLTSNSNQLEPLLIAYLDVIKCELGKVDFIAEAVDELKSSLDFSRLEKLKERMKIFGNDPSKEFPIYNPRDQEEQKTYVDFLVFLGMLRRCDYSSSGNFPIEKMVNLEEVFNDLDIKIVETIEEKLKQVGTTFKGLWQKDLLKKHDSDYLAVIAPTGSGKTELAVLWAKNKGKLIYTLPLRVALNDLYRRLSKEYFDDEHVGLLHSTAFMEYVENALLSTGVDVDEKVNSASLLAMPVMLSTPDQVFLTGLKYYGSDKVVSVYPESAIVVDEVQAYTPEMVAVFLKTLKLIKDAGGKILIITATLPPNIKWCISGFSKDEANKLGVNLEELPNPLFNFKVVDVAEEFKGREQDVKNLAIKRHRIETIDEAMFTYVKGETGKLVLQLTEKALEEIVKRLEEFESKDLKTVMIVVNNVRKAIVLYKLLNQTSEKWEMHLLHSRLPEKRKQETISRIQDVLRKYRKLGVIEKPLLLITTQVVEASVDVDFDAMITEISPIDSQVQRWGRIYRNREQDYPSLIPNVVVFLGVDNGTNNVYGGKLGKDVLERTAEVLRNELNGKLVGYPEERRAIEEVYEGEILKEYIKLIYEIYDKLDYFTLEKKSEAQRVFRQLGGMYFVVPALMREEFGGNEIVKGFRKLLNGDKNFKLSWEEIVREVYQVRGELSRKELNNKKWELKKILQEYSVNVPIWFVLEDSNLQSALHRTFKGYPIVTWDEKKAMDLWEYGVDEVVKRDLDEVDIW
- the cas4 gene encoding CRISPR-associated protein Cas4; translated protein: MGGTEINYLFICPTKLWYFSKGITMEQESEWVDLGRFLHERRYGNEEKEVQIGSIKIDFIRKKDYIEVHEVKLGKSMEKAHEMQALYYLYYLKRLGIEAKAVLHYPKLNETKVITLDGREEEVEGAIWEVQRIKSLLAPPEPVKSKKCRKCAYYELCWV